The following are encoded in a window of Bradyrhizobium sp. WBOS07 genomic DNA:
- the mnmA gene encoding tRNA 2-thiouridine(34) synthase MnmA yields MLNSLDLEGRPEDTRVVVAMSGGVDSSTTAALLKAEGYDVVGITLQLYDHGAATHRKGACCAGQDIHDARDVAAKLGIPHYVLDYEDRFRESVIDNFADSYALGETPVPCIECNRSVKFRDLLKTARELGAQALATGHYVASRRREDGSRALVCAADADRDQSYFLFATTQEQLDFLRFPLGDMTKPETRELARRFGLSVADKHDSQDICFVPTGRYTDIITRLRPNAMDPGEIVDLDGHVLGRHNGIANFTVGQRRGLGIAASAPLYVVRLEAATRRVVVGPRDALKMHRIALRDVNWIGDGDIDRAIGGGLELFVRVRSTRSPQPAWLRGAGGHYEVELVAGEEGVSPGQACVFYDAASGQARVLGGGFIQSAAAKQGTATSRPLAEAVRG; encoded by the coding sequence ATGCTCAACAGTCTGGATCTCGAAGGCCGTCCCGAGGACACCAGGGTCGTCGTCGCCATGTCGGGCGGCGTCGATTCCTCGACGACGGCTGCGCTTCTGAAGGCGGAAGGCTACGACGTCGTCGGCATCACGCTGCAGCTCTACGACCATGGCGCGGCAACCCACCGCAAGGGCGCCTGCTGCGCCGGCCAGGACATCCACGACGCCCGCGACGTCGCCGCCAAGCTCGGCATTCCCCATTACGTGCTCGATTACGAGGACCGCTTCCGCGAATCCGTCATCGACAATTTCGCCGATAGCTACGCGCTCGGCGAGACGCCGGTGCCGTGCATCGAGTGCAACCGCAGCGTCAAGTTCCGCGATCTCCTGAAGACCGCGCGCGAGCTCGGGGCGCAGGCGCTCGCCACCGGCCATTATGTCGCCTCGCGCCGCCGCGAGGACGGCTCGCGCGCGCTGGTCTGCGCGGCCGACGCCGACCGCGACCAGAGCTATTTCCTGTTCGCGACCACGCAGGAACAGCTCGACTTCCTGCGCTTTCCGCTCGGCGACATGACCAAGCCGGAGACGCGCGAACTCGCGCGCCGCTTTGGCCTTAGCGTCGCCGACAAGCACGACAGCCAGGACATCTGCTTCGTGCCGACCGGGCGCTACACCGACATCATCACGCGCCTGCGGCCGAACGCGATGGACCCCGGCGAGATCGTCGATCTCGATGGACACGTGCTCGGCCGCCACAACGGCATCGCCAATTTCACCGTCGGCCAGCGCCGCGGCCTCGGCATCGCCGCATCCGCGCCGCTGTACGTGGTGCGGCTGGAGGCCGCGACCCGCCGCGTCGTCGTCGGCCCGCGCGATGCGCTGAAGATGCACCGCATCGCACTTCGCGACGTCAACTGGATCGGCGACGGCGACATCGACCGCGCCATCGGCGGCGGTCTCGAACTGTTCGTGCGCGTGCGCTCGACCCGCAGCCCCCAGCCGGCCTGGCTGCGCGGCGCAGGCGGCCATTACGAGGTCGAGCTCGTCGCCGGCGAGGAGGGCGTCTCGCCCGGCCAGGCCTGCGTGTTCTACGACGCAGCCAGCGGCCAGGCGCGCGTGCTCGGCGGCGGCTTCATCCAGAGCGCCGCCGCGAAGCAGGGCACCGCGACATCGCGCCCGCTCGCGGAAGCGGTGCGCGGCTGA